One window of Roseisolibacter agri genomic DNA carries:
- a CDS encoding TonB family protein, with protein sequence MPRIPALPPLLLLAALCPGVAAAQVVMGRVVEARTRAPLAGVDVRAELARDSVVAMKTGADGVFSLLLPGAGRYQLTLRVREDVHVVSDSFDLAMDAVLQREFLVEVPQQRALFEFQVEKPVRPLRGTVGPQYPPTMRASNIEGEVLAQFVVDTTGRPEPTSFRVLRYTNLEFVGAVRDAVLLMRFQPAEVGGRKVRQLVQQPFEFRLTAAPVVPRP encoded by the coding sequence ATGCCCCGGATCCCCGCCCTCCCGCCGCTCCTCCTCCTCGCCGCGCTCTGCCCGGGCGTGGCCGCCGCCCAGGTGGTGATGGGGCGCGTGGTCGAGGCGCGGACGCGCGCGCCGCTGGCCGGCGTCGACGTGCGCGCGGAGCTGGCGCGCGACAGCGTGGTCGCGATGAAGACGGGGGCCGACGGCGTCTTCTCGCTGCTGCTCCCCGGAGCGGGCCGCTACCAGCTGACGCTGCGCGTGCGCGAGGACGTGCACGTGGTGAGCGACTCGTTCGACCTGGCGATGGACGCGGTGCTGCAGCGCGAGTTCCTGGTGGAGGTGCCCCAGCAGCGCGCGCTCTTCGAGTTCCAGGTGGAGAAGCCGGTGCGGCCGCTGCGCGGCACGGTGGGGCCGCAGTACCCGCCCACCATGCGCGCCAGCAACATCGAGGGCGAGGTGCTGGCGCAGTTCGTGGTCGACACCACCGGCCGCCCCGAGCCGACGTCGTTCCGCGTGCTGCGCTACACGAACCTCGAGTTCGTCGGCGCGGTACGCGACGCCGTGCTGCTCATGCGCTTCCAGCCCGCGGAGGTCGGCGGGCGGAAGGTGCGGCAGCTTGTGCAGCAGCCCTTCGAGTTCCGACTGACGGCGGCGCCGGTGGTCCCGCGCCCCTGA
- a CDS encoding matrixin family metalloprotease produces the protein MAAVFFTPMAFHGFDGHDSKSGPYQMVPVKEARLVGIRTPHQDCFVRSLHDQIVSVACQERISLWGDEHYQFPLVGHSVGRTQVVVESRRGHALAHLTVSVKERRVRTYSILLLQDRQHSTVRSIPDAQRMMGAVGKLYLQQANVQLAPKFAPRTLTVSDDLGIPLDVTKERRDRILHFLPTDELLLIANNVRVIFSWRLAGRQLGVTNEPTALVFLADGSSVYVLAHEVGHALGLSHNDVPDSLMSAEETENPTSPQLFWHEIDKVNPSGT, from the coding sequence ATGGCCGCCGTGTTCTTCACACCGATGGCATTCCACGGCTTCGACGGGCACGACTCGAAGTCCGGTCCATACCAGATGGTGCCCGTCAAGGAAGCGCGTCTCGTCGGAATCCGAACGCCACATCAGGACTGCTTCGTCCGAAGTCTCCACGACCAAATCGTGTCAGTGGCATGCCAGGAGCGCATCAGCCTCTGGGGCGATGAGCACTATCAGTTCCCGCTGGTTGGCCATTCGGTGGGGCGCACACAGGTCGTCGTCGAGAGCCGCCGCGGTCATGCGCTCGCGCACCTCACGGTGAGCGTGAAGGAGCGGCGAGTGCGAACATATTCGATCCTGCTCCTGCAGGATCGCCAGCATTCGACCGTGCGCTCCATCCCGGATGCGCAGCGCATGATGGGAGCGGTCGGGAAGCTGTATCTCCAGCAGGCGAACGTGCAGCTGGCTCCCAAGTTCGCTCCGCGTACGCTCACGGTGAGCGATGACCTGGGAATCCCGCTCGACGTGACGAAGGAGCGGCGAGACCGCATCCTTCATTTCCTTCCGACGGACGAACTGCTGCTGATCGCCAACAACGTCCGCGTGATCTTCAGCTGGAGGCTCGCAGGGCGGCAGCTGGGGGTCACGAACGAGCCGACCGCGCTGGTGTTTCTGGCGGATGGATCGAGCGTCTACGTGCTGGCGCACGAGGTCGGCCACGCGCTGGGCCTGTCGCACAATGATGTCCCCGACTCGCTGATGAGCGCGGAGGAGACGGAGAACCCCACGAGCCCCCAACTGTTCTGGCATGAGATCGACAAGGTGAATCCTTCGGGCACGTGA
- a CDS encoding acyltransferase family protein, producing the protein MASSVAPSLSHVPSRSAPRIPALDGLRGVAILLVLANHTIAQLGDTLLGARLIAVTRVGWLGVDLFFVLSGFLITGILLDGRGAPGALRRFYARRARRIWPLYLLVLAILTSIALWTTWAADVERAAFRDAAPWLWTHTVNWYHARPFPTYHNPLGIAGYWSLAVEEQFYLAWPLLLLAVRRAWVGGLCLAIAAASLALRSGLLVSGMSAGATYMMTVTRLDGLALGGWLAVCARDAARWAALRSLARPLIVSPMRGALAFLALAAIAWALDPSMRAGAAPVQLIVIPAGNLVAGWALVAAATAPAGSPLARRLTWAPLRWAGTVSYGLYLLHGPVLYFVDEVATRVVLDMPRLVQFLAALGLTAVLAAASWRWWEGPWLRDPSVERGRAQPQIVAP; encoded by the coding sequence ATGGCGTCGTCCGTTGCACCTTCACTCTCGCACGTCCCTTCGCGCTCGGCGCCCCGGATCCCGGCGCTCGACGGCCTGCGTGGCGTGGCAATCCTCCTGGTGCTCGCCAATCACACGATTGCTCAGCTCGGGGATACGCTGCTCGGAGCTCGCCTCATCGCGGTCACCCGAGTGGGATGGCTGGGCGTCGACCTCTTCTTCGTGCTCAGCGGGTTCCTCATCACGGGGATCCTGCTCGACGGGCGCGGCGCGCCGGGCGCGCTGCGGCGGTTCTACGCGCGCCGCGCGCGCCGCATCTGGCCGCTCTACCTGCTCGTGCTCGCGATCCTCACGAGCATCGCGTTGTGGACGACGTGGGCCGCCGACGTGGAGCGCGCCGCGTTCCGCGACGCCGCGCCGTGGCTCTGGACGCATACGGTGAACTGGTATCACGCCCGGCCGTTCCCGACCTACCACAATCCGCTCGGCATCGCGGGCTACTGGTCGCTGGCCGTCGAGGAGCAGTTCTACCTCGCGTGGCCGCTCCTGCTCCTCGCAGTGCGGCGCGCGTGGGTGGGAGGGCTCTGCCTCGCGATCGCGGCTGCGAGTCTCGCGCTGCGCAGTGGATTGCTGGTGAGCGGCATGTCGGCCGGCGCCACCTACATGATGACCGTGACGCGACTCGACGGCCTCGCACTGGGCGGATGGTTGGCGGTGTGCGCGCGCGACGCCGCCCGGTGGGCGGCACTGCGGTCGCTCGCGAGGCCACTCATCGTCTCTCCGATGCGCGGTGCGCTGGCCTTCCTCGCCCTCGCGGCCATCGCGTGGGCGCTGGATCCCAGCATGCGCGCGGGCGCGGCTCCCGTGCAGCTCATCGTGATTCCTGCCGGCAACCTGGTGGCCGGGTGGGCGCTGGTGGCCGCGGCGACGGCCCCGGCGGGCTCGCCGCTCGCGCGAAGGCTCACCTGGGCGCCGCTGCGCTGGGCAGGCACCGTGAGCTACGGGCTGTACCTGCTCCACGGGCCGGTCCTCTACTTCGTCGACGAGGTCGCGACGCGCGTGGTGCTCGACATGCCGCGGCTGGTGCAGTTCCTCGCCGCCCTCGGGCTCACCGCCGTGCTCGCGGCTGCGTCCTGGCGATGGTGGGAAGGGCCCTGGCTGCGCGATCCGTCGGTGGAGCGCGGCCGCGCGCAGCCGCAGATCGTCGCGCCGTGA
- a CDS encoding SGNH/GDSL hydrolase family protein yields MKRSLWPAPRRVGIALLLAALAFSIMANVKLWRLVNGLERAAARQALDPIGLEVFASDRAAATRPAGRRLVMFGDSRVVTWPVLVVPGLEYVNRGIGGQSTAQLVLRYPVDVAPLQPSVVLVQAGVNDLTKLAQFPEERASILRQCKANLARLVTLARADSSRVLLTTIFPRSSAARGGRAAPVDAAIAEVNAYIRTLAGPGVRVLDVVPLLVGPDGGVRPEFADDSVHLNAAGYEAISRSVLQELELLKADLAAAPTGTPEVP; encoded by the coding sequence ATGAAGCGCTCGTTGTGGCCCGCACCGCGGCGTGTCGGGATCGCCCTGCTGCTCGCTGCCCTCGCGTTCTCCATCATGGCGAACGTGAAGCTCTGGCGGCTCGTGAATGGCCTCGAGCGCGCCGCCGCGCGCCAGGCGCTGGACCCGATCGGCCTCGAGGTCTTCGCGTCCGATCGAGCGGCGGCGACGCGTCCCGCGGGACGCCGCCTCGTCATGTTCGGCGACTCGCGCGTGGTCACGTGGCCCGTCCTGGTCGTACCCGGGCTCGAGTACGTCAACCGCGGCATCGGCGGCCAGAGCACCGCGCAGCTGGTGCTCCGCTACCCGGTGGACGTCGCGCCCCTGCAGCCATCCGTGGTGCTTGTCCAGGCGGGCGTGAACGATCTCACGAAGCTGGCGCAGTTCCCTGAGGAGCGTGCGAGCATACTGCGCCAGTGCAAGGCGAACCTTGCCAGACTCGTGACGCTCGCGCGGGCAGACAGCTCCAGGGTGCTCCTGACGACCATCTTCCCGCGCTCGAGCGCGGCGCGTGGCGGCCGCGCGGCCCCGGTGGACGCGGCGATCGCCGAGGTGAACGCGTACATCCGCACGTTGGCGGGGCCGGGCGTGCGCGTGCTTGACGTCGTGCCGTTGCTCGTGGGTCCGGATGGCGGGGTCCGTCCCGAGTTCGCGGACGACAGCGTGCACCTGAACGCGGCAGGGTATGAGGCGATCTCGCGATCGGTGCTGCAGGAGCTTGAGCTCCTGAAGGCAGACCTGGCCGCCGCACCCACCGGCACTCCGGAGGT